The following proteins are co-located in the Mesorhizobium australicum WSM2073 genome:
- a CDS encoding SDR family oxidoreductase: MQTKSQTAGEVAKQRHIQRGIDAKDKSKRNGKAEHAMQAGARPYPEPPFPKQHQAKPGHEATIEPAPLYDAPYYVGSKKLEGKVALITGGDSGIGRAVAVLFAREGADIAVVYLAEDRDAEETKSAVEKEGRRCILLKADVSERQDCHDAVATTVETFGRIDVLVNNAAFQIHSSDFGNLTEEHFDTTLKTNLYGYFHMAQEAVPHMKPGSAIVNTGSVTGIEGSKQLVDYSMTKGGIHAFTRALSGNLIAKGIRVNAVAPGPVWTPLNPSDKEADDVSKFGADTPMKRPAQPEELAPAYVFLASPHCSSYITGEILPIVGGY, from the coding sequence ATGCAGACGAAGTCACAAACGGCCGGTGAAGTCGCCAAGCAGCGCCATATCCAGCGCGGGATCGATGCCAAGGACAAATCGAAGCGCAACGGAAAGGCGGAGCACGCCATGCAGGCAGGCGCGCGCCCCTATCCCGAGCCGCCCTTCCCCAAGCAACATCAGGCGAAACCCGGGCATGAAGCGACGATCGAGCCTGCTCCGCTCTACGATGCACCCTACTATGTCGGATCAAAGAAACTCGAAGGGAAGGTGGCTCTCATCACTGGTGGCGATTCGGGTATCGGCCGCGCGGTCGCGGTTTTGTTCGCTCGCGAAGGCGCCGACATCGCAGTCGTCTATCTGGCCGAGGACAGGGATGCCGAGGAGACAAAATCCGCTGTCGAAAAAGAAGGCCGACGCTGCATCCTGTTGAAGGCCGACGTCAGTGAACGCCAGGACTGCCACGATGCCGTGGCGACCACGGTCGAAACATTCGGCCGCATCGACGTGCTGGTCAACAACGCCGCCTTCCAGATCCATTCCAGCGACTTCGGCAACCTGACCGAAGAACATTTCGACACGACGCTGAAGACCAATCTCTATGGCTATTTCCATATGGCGCAGGAAGCCGTGCCCCACATGAAGCCGGGCTCGGCGATCGTCAACACGGGTTCGGTTACCGGCATAGAAGGCTCGAAGCAGCTGGTCGACTATTCGATGACCAAGGGCGGCATCCATGCCTTCACGCGCGCGCTTTCGGGCAACCTCATCGCCAAGGGCATCAGGGTGAACGCGGTCGCGCCTGGCCCGGTGTGGACGCCGCTCAATCCGTCCGACAAGGAAGCCGACGACGTCTCGAAATTTGGCGCCGACACGCCGATGAAACGGCCGGCCCAACCGGAGGAACTGGCTCCCGCCTATGTCTTCCTCGCCTCCCCGCACTGCTCGAGTTACATCACCGGCGAGATCCTGCCGATCGTCGGCGGCTACTGA
- the msuE gene encoding FMN reductase, translated as MTNPAIVGFSGNFTRPSKTRGFVDHIVTEIAGRYGLAASTHDIVDLGPSLGNAKATRDLDEQARAVLERILTADVLVVGSPTYKGSYTGLFKHFFDLVDPAALRGKPVLLAATGGGDRHALIVEHQLRPLFGFFEAFALPTAIYASEKDFADGVLASEAIQTRIGLAVDDVGLALFGRQRARIAAE; from the coding sequence ATGACCAATCCGGCCATTGTCGGCTTCTCCGGCAATTTCACGCGGCCCTCCAAGACCCGTGGCTTCGTGGACCATATCGTGACGGAGATCGCCGGACGATACGGCCTCGCCGCCAGCACCCATGACATCGTCGATCTCGGTCCCAGCCTTGGCAATGCCAAAGCCACTCGGGACCTGGACGAGCAGGCCCGCGCCGTCCTCGAGCGGATCCTGACCGCCGATGTCCTGGTGGTCGGCTCGCCCACCTACAAAGGCAGCTATACCGGGCTGTTCAAGCATTTCTTCGATCTAGTCGATCCGGCGGCCCTCAGGGGCAAGCCGGTGCTGCTGGCGGCGACCGGCGGCGGCGATCGCCATGCATTGATCGTCGAGCATCAGCTGCGGCCGCTGTTCGGCTTTTTCGAAGCCTTTGCGCTGCCGACGGCCATATACGCCTCGGAGAAAGATTTCGCTGATGGCGTGCTGGCATCCGAAGCGATCCAGACCCGCATTGGCCTCGCCGTGGACGATGTCGGTCTGGCGCTCTTCGGCCGGCAGCGCGCCAGGATAGCCGCCGAGTAG
- a CDS encoding NAD(P)/FAD-dependent oxidoreductase, with the protein MNESSPPRSLYRDTAGGTGNYPSLAGAQRARVAIVGAGLTGLSTALHLAEAGDDVCVLEAYQPGWGASGRNGGQVNPGLKYDPDTIEAMFGPELGSRMIDFSYGAPDFTFSLIKRLSIDCEVRQNGTIRAAIRPQPAAAVRATANQCERRGMPVGLLDAKAMAARTGTDRYMFGMFDARGGDLHPLKYARGLAAAARKAGARIFGGSEVLSLSRQAGRWLLETANGSVSAEKVLVATNGYTGNLWPGLEQSLVPVFSAIAATEPLSPTVAAAILPERPVVYEAGNITVYYRIDVQNRLLMGGRGPMRPIGDASAIRYLTDYALRLWPALAGAGWTHGWNGRVAVTKDHLLHVHEPEDGVLICLGYNGRGVAMASAMGDALANRLRGDETTAFPMPISGLKPIRLHRFWPLGVRAAILSGRVKDRFGR; encoded by the coding sequence ATGAACGAAAGCAGCCCGCCCCGGAGCCTCTATCGCGATACGGCTGGCGGCACCGGCAACTACCCCTCCCTTGCCGGCGCGCAGCGGGCAAGGGTCGCCATTGTCGGCGCTGGCTTGACCGGCCTGTCGACTGCCTTGCATCTGGCGGAAGCCGGCGACGACGTCTGCGTGCTCGAGGCCTATCAGCCGGGATGGGGAGCCTCGGGCAGGAATGGCGGCCAGGTCAATCCCGGCCTCAAATACGATCCCGACACGATCGAAGCCATGTTCGGCCCCGAGCTGGGGTCGCGGATGATCGACTTCTCCTACGGTGCTCCGGATTTCACCTTCAGCCTCATCAAGCGCCTGTCGATCGATTGCGAGGTCCGGCAGAACGGCACCATACGCGCGGCCATCCGGCCGCAGCCGGCAGCCGCGGTGCGGGCCACGGCCAACCAATGCGAGCGGCGGGGGATGCCGGTCGGCTTGCTTGACGCAAAAGCGATGGCGGCGCGAACCGGCACGGACAGATACATGTTCGGCATGTTCGATGCTCGCGGCGGCGACCTCCATCCCTTGAAATACGCGCGTGGCCTGGCGGCCGCCGCGCGGAAGGCCGGCGCGCGGATATTTGGCGGCAGCGAGGTTCTCTCGCTCAGCAGGCAGGCCGGGCGCTGGCTCCTCGAGACCGCAAACGGATCCGTCAGCGCCGAGAAGGTCCTTGTGGCGACGAACGGCTACACGGGAAACTTGTGGCCTGGCCTGGAGCAGTCGCTGGTTCCGGTGTTCAGCGCCATCGCAGCGACCGAACCGCTGTCGCCCACGGTCGCGGCCGCAATTCTTCCCGAAAGGCCGGTCGTCTACGAAGCCGGCAACATCACCGTCTATTACCGCATCGACGTCCAGAACCGGCTCCTCATGGGCGGACGGGGACCGATGAGGCCCATCGGCGATGCTTCCGCCATCCGCTATCTCACCGACTATGCGCTACGGCTCTGGCCGGCGCTTGCTGGAGCGGGGTGGACACATGGCTGGAACGGCCGGGTCGCGGTCACCAAGGACCATCTTCTACACGTTCACGAGCCGGAAGACGGCGTGCTGATCTGCCTTGGCTACAATGGCCGCGGTGTTGCCATGGCCTCGGCGATGGGCGATGCGCTGGCAAACCGCCTTCGCGGCGACGAGACCACTGCCTTCCCGATGCCGATATCGGGGCTGAAGCCAATCCGGCTCCACCGCTTCTGGCCGCTTGGCGTCAGGGCGGCGATCCTTTCGGGCCGGGTGAAGGACCGGTTCGGCCGATAA
- a CDS encoding SDR family NAD(P)-dependent oxidoreductase translates to MRDASLFDLSGRKALVTGASRGIGRSIAGALSAAGADVAVTARSLDSLDETTAAIRAAGGVAHAIALDVTDVDQCRTVIAEAARLLGGFDILVNNAGVEEVRPSLDVDEPLWDRIVDTNLKGAFFCAQAAARQMRDAGRPGAIINLCSLTSEVGIPTAVPYGSSKSGLLGMTRALAAEWAQLGIRVNAIAPGYFRTAMTEVFYADEAWRQSMLAKIPQHRFGDLRDLHGVAVFLASDASAYITGQSIPVDGGFLASI, encoded by the coding sequence ATGCGCGACGCTTCTCTTTTCGACCTCTCCGGCAGGAAGGCGCTTGTCACCGGCGCCAGCCGTGGCATTGGCCGCAGCATCGCCGGGGCGCTGAGCGCGGCCGGCGCCGACGTCGCGGTCACGGCGCGTAGCCTGGACTCGCTTGACGAGACGACGGCGGCCATCCGCGCGGCCGGCGGGGTTGCGCACGCCATTGCGCTTGACGTGACCGATGTCGACCAGTGCCGCACGGTTATCGCCGAGGCAGCCCGCCTGCTTGGCGGCTTCGACATTCTCGTCAACAATGCCGGAGTGGAAGAGGTCCGGCCCTCGCTCGACGTTGACGAGCCGCTGTGGGACCGGATCGTCGATACCAATCTCAAAGGGGCGTTCTTCTGCGCCCAGGCGGCGGCACGGCAGATGCGGGACGCCGGGCGGCCCGGCGCCATCATCAACCTCTGCTCGTTGACTTCAGAAGTCGGCATTCCGACGGCGGTGCCATACGGCTCGTCCAAGTCGGGCCTGCTCGGCATGACCCGGGCGCTGGCAGCGGAATGGGCGCAGCTTGGCATCAGGGTCAACGCCATCGCCCCGGGCTATTTCAGGACGGCGATGACGGAGGTGTTCTACGCCGACGAAGCGTGGCGGCAATCCATGCTCGCCAAAATCCCGCAGCATCGTTTCGGCGATCTGCGCGATCTGCACGGCGTCGCCGTGTTCCTTGCTTCGGATGCCTCAGCCTACATTACCGGCCAGTCCATTCCGGTGGATGGCGGTTTCCTCGCATCGATCTGA
- a CDS encoding HAD-IIB family hydrolase: MYFIALATDYDGTLAHDGTVSNKTLAALERFKKSGRKLLLVTGRELPDLKRVFPDVGLFDKVVAENGALIYTPASEEERAISPSPEPEFVARLKKQGVKPLSVGRSIVATWEPHQATVLEVIKKMGLELEIIFNKGAVMILPSGVNKATGLAAALEDLHLSPHNVVGIGDAENDHAFLKACGCSVAVDNAIPAVKSTADLVTRGARGKGVEELIAKLIKSDHGIVPKRHGGIVLGSSGGDDIYLSPTESVLIAGSSGIGKSTLATALTERFVDSQFQFCVFDPEGDYDGLEGAVRLGDASSAPTKAQVLDLIAKADSNVVVNGLALRVNERPDFFADLLPDLGSFRRRTARPHWLVIDEAHHLLPKRRDDTRAVLSLELPGTILITVHPEAISTDALRLMTAVIALGPKAKDVVKTFCHETGIEPPKDIPTPKGDRVLFWRPGARKKLTTVKVIEPRQSLKRHSRKYAEGQLDETGSFYFRGPDDAMNLRAHNLMIFAQMAEGIDDKTWEFHLRAGDYSKWFRHQIRDKDLARETAEAEKDSKLSADESRKRVLDAVRRRYTAPATAPEA; this comes from the coding sequence ATGTATTTCATTGCCCTGGCGACCGACTATGACGGGACGCTCGCACATGACGGGACGGTCTCCAACAAGACGCTCGCGGCACTGGAGCGGTTCAAGAAAAGTGGCCGCAAACTGCTTCTGGTCACTGGCCGCGAGTTGCCCGACCTCAAGCGCGTGTTTCCCGATGTCGGCCTGTTCGACAAGGTCGTCGCCGAAAACGGCGCCTTGATCTACACACCGGCTAGCGAGGAAGAGCGGGCGATCTCACCATCGCCGGAGCCCGAATTCGTCGCCAGGCTGAAAAAGCAGGGGGTGAAGCCACTTTCCGTGGGGCGGTCGATCGTCGCCACCTGGGAACCGCATCAGGCGACCGTGCTCGAGGTCATCAAGAAGATGGGGCTCGAACTCGAAATCATCTTCAACAAGGGCGCGGTGATGATCCTGCCGAGCGGCGTCAACAAGGCCACCGGTCTGGCGGCCGCGCTCGAGGACCTTCACCTGTCGCCGCACAATGTTGTGGGTATCGGCGACGCCGAGAACGATCACGCCTTCCTGAAGGCCTGCGGCTGCAGCGTTGCGGTCGACAATGCCATTCCCGCGGTCAAAAGCACCGCGGACCTGGTTACGCGCGGCGCACGCGGCAAAGGCGTCGAGGAACTGATCGCCAAGCTGATAAAAAGCGACCACGGGATCGTGCCGAAGCGTCATGGCGGGATTGTTCTGGGATCGTCCGGTGGCGATGACATCTATCTGTCGCCGACCGAAAGCGTGCTCATCGCCGGCAGTTCGGGCATCGGCAAATCCACTTTGGCCACCGCACTGACGGAACGCTTCGTCGACAGCCAATTTCAGTTTTGCGTCTTCGACCCGGAGGGTGACTATGACGGCCTCGAGGGCGCCGTTCGGCTGGGGGATGCATCGAGCGCGCCGACAAAGGCGCAGGTGCTCGACCTGATCGCCAAGGCCGACAGCAATGTCGTCGTCAACGGGCTGGCGCTGCGTGTCAACGAACGGCCAGACTTCTTTGCCGACCTGCTGCCTGACCTTGGCAGTTTCCGTCGCCGCACCGCAAGGCCGCATTGGCTGGTCATCGACGAAGCGCACCATCTTCTTCCGAAGCGGCGCGACGACACCCGCGCCGTGCTCTCCCTGGAACTGCCGGGCACGATCCTGATCACCGTCCATCCCGAGGCGATTTCGACCGACGCCCTGCGCCTGATGACGGCCGTCATCGCCCTTGGCCCGAAGGCGAAGGACGTGGTGAAGACCTTCTGCCATGAGACCGGCATCGAGCCGCCGAAGGACATTCCCACGCCCAAGGGCGATCGGGTTCTGTTCTGGCGGCCGGGGGCGCGCAAAAAACTCACGACGGTCAAGGTCATAGAACCTCGCCAGTCGCTCAAGCGCCACAGCCGTAAATATGCCGAGGGTCAACTCGATGAGACCGGCAGCTTCTATTTCCGCGGTCCCGACGACGCGATGAACCTCAGGGCCCATAATCTGATGATCTTTGCTCAGATGGCCGAAGGCATAGACGACAAGACCTGGGAGTTCCATTTGCGCGCGGGCGACTATTCGAAATGGTTCCGCCACCAGATCAGGG
- the hisD gene encoding histidinol dehydrogenase, translating into MSDISFHDLSSLNTTQRAGLLKRAEGDLSAFVEKVRPIIQAVREEGDAALIRFAREFDKANVREGGLKVSEAEFDAAFDKVEKEVVESIRFGIENIRHFHEEQKPETMWLKEIRPGAYAGDRYTPIASVALYVPRGKGAFPSVTMMTSVPAVIAGVPRIAIVTPPTSDGSVDAATLVAARLAGVETVYKCGGAQAVAAVAYGTETVKPALKIVGPGSPWVVAAKSVLSSIINTGLPAGPSEAIIFADDSVDGGLAALDLLIEAEHGPDSSAYLVTHSRKVAEAALAAFPDHWSRMTEQRVEFSRAVLTGKRGGIVLTASLEESYRFINDYAPEHLEILSKEPFAHLGHITEAAEILMGPHTPVTLANFILGPNAVLPTSRWARTYGPLSVTDFVKRSSVGYVTSAAYPELAQHARRLARYEGFSSHENAVSEIRDRYLAG; encoded by the coding sequence ATGTCCGACATCAGCTTCCACGATCTGTCATCCCTCAATACCACGCAACGGGCCGGTCTGCTGAAACGCGCCGAAGGCGATCTGTCGGCCTTCGTCGAAAAGGTCCGCCCGATCATCCAGGCCGTCAGGGAAGAGGGTGACGCCGCCCTGATCCGTTTCGCCAGGGAGTTCGACAAGGCCAATGTGAGGGAAGGCGGACTGAAAGTGTCGGAAGCGGAGTTCGATGCGGCCTTCGACAAGGTCGAGAAGGAAGTCGTGGAGAGCATCAGGTTCGGCATCGAGAATATCAGGCATTTTCATGAGGAGCAGAAGCCGGAGACCATGTGGCTCAAGGAGATCCGGCCGGGCGCCTATGCCGGCGACCGGTATACGCCCATCGCATCGGTCGCGCTCTACGTGCCGCGCGGCAAGGGCGCCTTTCCATCGGTGACGATGATGACGTCGGTTCCGGCTGTGATTGCCGGCGTGCCGCGGATCGCGATCGTGACGCCGCCAACCTCGGATGGTTCGGTGGACGCGGCCACGCTGGTCGCCGCTCGCCTTGCCGGCGTCGAAACCGTCTATAAATGCGGCGGCGCGCAAGCCGTTGCCGCCGTCGCCTACGGCACCGAGACGGTGAAGCCGGCGCTCAAGATCGTCGGCCCGGGCAGTCCCTGGGTGGTGGCGGCCAAGAGCGTGCTGTCCTCGATCATCAATACGGGGCTCCCGGCCGGACCGTCGGAAGCCATCATCTTTGCCGACGACAGCGTCGACGGAGGCCTTGCCGCGCTCGATCTGCTGATCGAAGCCGAGCACGGGCCGGATTCTTCAGCCTATCTGGTGACGCACAGCCGCAAGGTCGCCGAAGCAGCCCTTGCTGCATTTCCCGACCACTGGTCGCGGATGACCGAACAGCGTGTGGAATTCTCGCGCGCGGTGCTGACCGGAAAGCGCGGCGGCATCGTGCTGACGGCGTCGCTGGAGGAAAGCTATCGCTTCATCAACGACTACGCGCCTGAACATCTGGAAATCCTGTCGAAGGAGCCGTTCGCGCATCTCGGCCACATCACCGAGGCGGCCGAAATCCTCATGGGCCCGCATACGCCGGTGACCCTTGCCAACTTCATCCTCGGGCCGAATGCGGTGCTGCCGACCAGCCGCTGGGCGCGAACCTACGGGCCGCTTTCGGTGACGGATTTCGTCAAGCGCTCCTCGGTCGGCTATGTCACCTCGGCCGCGTATCCGGAATTGGCGCAGCATGCCCGCAGGCTCGCCCGCTACGAGGGCTTCAGCTCGCACGAAAACGCGGTCTCGGAAATCCGCGACCGCTATCTCGCCGGCTAG